A genomic segment from Aegilops tauschii subsp. strangulata cultivar AL8/78 chromosome 1, Aet v6.0, whole genome shotgun sequence encodes:
- the LOC109753142 gene encoding soluble inorganic pyrophosphatase, translated as MSQDKAAGEKAAAEPKRQTPRLNERILSSLSRRSVAAHPWHDLEIGPGAPAVFNVVVEITKGSKVKYELDKKTGMIKVDRILYSSVVYPHNYGFVPRTLCEDNDPIDVLVLMQEPVLPGTFLRARAIGLMPMIDQGEKDDKIIAVCADDPEYHNLNHLSELSPHRLQEIRRFFEDYKKNENKEVAVNDFLPADDARAAIQHSMDLYAEYIMHSLRQ; from the exons ATGAGCCAGGACAAGGCCGCCGGCGAGAAGGCGGCGGCGGAGCCCAAGAGGCAGACGCCGCGGCTCAACGAGCGGAtcctctcctccctctcccggaGGTCCGTCGCCGCCCACCCGTGGCACGACCTCGAGATCG GCCCCGGCGCTCCGGCGGTGTTCAACGTGGTGGTGGAGATCACCAAGGGGAGCAAGGTCAAGTACGAGCTCGACAAGAAGACCGGGATGATCAAG GTTGACCGGATCCTGTACTCGTCCGTGGTGTACCCTCACAACTACGGCTTCGTCCCACGCACCCTCTGCGAGGACAACGACCCCATCGATGTCCTCGTCCTCATGCAG GAACCCGTCCTCCCCGGCACCTTCCTCCGGGCCAGGGCCATCGGCCTCATGCCTATGATCGATCAG GGTGAGAAGGATGACAAGATCATAGCCGTCTGCGCCGACGACCCCGAGTACCACAACCTCAACCATCTCAGCGAGCTCTCTCCTCATCGCCTCCAGGAGATCCGCCGCTTCTTCGAAGATT ACAAGAAGAATGAGAACAAGGAGGTGGCTGTCAACGACTTCCTCCCCGCCGATGATGCTCGTGCTGCCATCCAGCACTCCAT GGATCTGTACGCGGAATACATTATGCACAGCCTAAGGCAGTAG
- the LOC109753143 gene encoding sm-like protein LSM3A codes for MASEEDVAVKEPLDLIRLSLDERIYVKLRSDRELRGKLHAYDQHLNMILGDVEEIVTSIEIDDETYEEIVRTSKRTIPYLFVRGDGVILVSPPLRTV; via the exons ATGGCTTCGGAGGAGGATGTGGCGGTGAAGGAGCCGCTGGATCTCATACGGCTCAGCCTCGACGAGCGCATCTACGTCAAGCTCCGCTCCGACCGCGAGCTCCGCGGCAAGCTCCAT GCGTATGATCAACATCTCAATATGATACTTGGAGATGTAGAAGAGATAGTGACTTCCATTGAAATTGACGATGAGACTTATGAGGAGATTGTTCGT ACTAGCAAGCGCACCATCCCCTACCTTTTTGTCCGAGGAGATGGCGTGATACTGGTTTCGCCGCCCTTGCGGACCGTCTGA